In Oncorhynchus nerka isolate Pitt River linkage group LG26, Oner_Uvic_2.0, whole genome shotgun sequence, one DNA window encodes the following:
- the LOC115123099 gene encoding UV excision repair protein RAD23 homolog A-like isoform X2 — protein MQITLKTLQQQTIQIDIDPDQTVKALKEKIEAERGKDNFPVSGQKLIYAGKILQDDTPIKDYKIDEKNFVVVMVSKAKSATAASTPSSEAPKAPVQDSGSSSSAGPAPAAIPIPPEEPTPTVAEPPAPASSDLSVEVQGGDASSALGAEYETMLTEIMSMGYERESVVAALRASFNNPHRAVEYLLTGIPSSPVQETNPPAQLPASARTGTETPTVAEGENPLEFLRSQPQFQSMRQVIQQNPSLLPALLQQLGRENPQLLQQISQYQELFIQMLNEPAGEVGDVPEVGDLGAAVEEGAPVNYIQVTPQEKEAIERLKALGFPEALVIQAYFACEKNENLAANFLLNQGFEDE, from the exons ATGCAAATCACGTTAAAAACACTGCAACAGCAGACCATTCAAATTGACATAGACCCAGATCAAACG GTGAAGGCACTGAAGGAGAAGATAGAAGCAGAGAGGGGAAAAGATAACTTCCCAGTGTCTGGACAGAAGCTCATATATGCTGGCAAAATCCTGCAAGATGATACACCTATTAAAGACTACAAAATTGACGAGAAGAATTTTGTTGTAGTTATGGTATCTAAG GCAAAGTCTGCCACAGCTGCTTCAACACCTTCCTCAGAGGCACCCAAGGCTCCTGTCCAGGACTCTGGGTCCTCGTCGTCTGCGGGCCCGGCCCCTGCAGCCATCCCTATCCCCCCAGAGGAGCCCACACCTACAGTCGCAGAGCCCCCAGCTCCAGCCAG CTCAGACCTCAGTGTGGAGGTTCAGGGGGGAGATGCCTCCTCTGCCTTGG GAGCGGAGTATGAGACCATGCTGACAGAGATCATGTCTATGGGTTATGAGAGGGAGAGCGTGGTAGCTGCTCTCCGGGCCAGCTTCAACAACCCCCATCGGGCCGTGGAGTACCTCCTCACT GGCATTCCTAGCAGTCCGGTCCAAGAGACTAATCCCCCAGCACAGCTTCCTGCATCTGCCCGCACAGGCACAGAGACCCCTACTGTTGCTGAGG GAGAAAACCCTCTGGAGTTCCTGCGTTCCCAGCCTCAGTTCCAGAGCATGAGGCAGGTGATCCAACAGAACCCCTCACTGCTGCCAGCTCTGCTCCAACAGCTGGGCCGGGAGAACCCACAGctcctacag CAAATCAGCCAGTACCAGGAGCTGTTCATCCAGATGCTGAATGAGCCGGCGGGGGAGGTTGGAGACGTGCCTGAGGTGGGGGACCTGGGTGCTGCAGTGGAGGAGGGAGCTCCAGTCAACTACATTCAGGTCACACCTCAGGAGAAAGAAGCCATCGAGAGG ttaAAAGCGTTGGGTTTCCCCGAGGCGCTGGTGATCCAGGCCTACTTTGCCTGTGAAAAGAACGAGAACCTAGCGGCCAACTTCCTCCTGAACCAGGGCTTTGAGGATGAATGA
- the LOC115123099 gene encoding UV excision repair protein RAD23 homolog A-like isoform X1 → MQITLKTLQQQTIQIDIDPDQTVKALKEKIEAERGKDNFPVSGQKLIYAGKILQDDTPIKDYKIDEKNFVVVMVSKAKSATAASTPSSEAPKAPVQDSGSSSSAGPAPAAIPIPPEEPTPTVAEPPAPASSDLSVEVQGGDASSALVTGAEYETMLTEIMSMGYERESVVAALRASFNNPHRAVEYLLTGIPSSPVQETNPPAQLPASARTGTETPTVAEGENPLEFLRSQPQFQSMRQVIQQNPSLLPALLQQLGRENPQLLQQISQYQELFIQMLNEPAGEVGDVPEVGDLGAAVEEGAPVNYIQVTPQEKEAIERLKALGFPEALVIQAYFACEKNENLAANFLLNQGFEDE, encoded by the exons ATGCAAATCACGTTAAAAACACTGCAACAGCAGACCATTCAAATTGACATAGACCCAGATCAAACG GTGAAGGCACTGAAGGAGAAGATAGAAGCAGAGAGGGGAAAAGATAACTTCCCAGTGTCTGGACAGAAGCTCATATATGCTGGCAAAATCCTGCAAGATGATACACCTATTAAAGACTACAAAATTGACGAGAAGAATTTTGTTGTAGTTATGGTATCTAAG GCAAAGTCTGCCACAGCTGCTTCAACACCTTCCTCAGAGGCACCCAAGGCTCCTGTCCAGGACTCTGGGTCCTCGTCGTCTGCGGGCCCGGCCCCTGCAGCCATCCCTATCCCCCCAGAGGAGCCCACACCTACAGTCGCAGAGCCCCCAGCTCCAGCCAG CTCAGACCTCAGTGTGGAGGTTCAGGGGGGAGATGCCTCCTCTGCCTTGG TGACAGGAGCGGAGTATGAGACCATGCTGACAGAGATCATGTCTATGGGTTATGAGAGGGAGAGCGTGGTAGCTGCTCTCCGGGCCAGCTTCAACAACCCCCATCGGGCCGTGGAGTACCTCCTCACT GGCATTCCTAGCAGTCCGGTCCAAGAGACTAATCCCCCAGCACAGCTTCCTGCATCTGCCCGCACAGGCACAGAGACCCCTACTGTTGCTGAGG GAGAAAACCCTCTGGAGTTCCTGCGTTCCCAGCCTCAGTTCCAGAGCATGAGGCAGGTGATCCAACAGAACCCCTCACTGCTGCCAGCTCTGCTCCAACAGCTGGGCCGGGAGAACCCACAGctcctacag CAAATCAGCCAGTACCAGGAGCTGTTCATCCAGATGCTGAATGAGCCGGCGGGGGAGGTTGGAGACGTGCCTGAGGTGGGGGACCTGGGTGCTGCAGTGGAGGAGGGAGCTCCAGTCAACTACATTCAGGTCACACCTCAGGAGAAAGAAGCCATCGAGAGG ttaAAAGCGTTGGGTTTCCCCGAGGCGCTGGTGATCCAGGCCTACTTTGCCTGTGAAAAGAACGAGAACCTAGCGGCCAACTTCCTCCTGAACCAGGGCTTTGAGGATGAATGA